From Vicia villosa cultivar HV-30 ecotype Madison, WI unplaced genomic scaffold, Vvil1.0 ctg.002007F_1_1, whole genome shotgun sequence, one genomic window encodes:
- the LOC131637463 gene encoding uncharacterized protein LOC131637463 encodes MAVFKFQTKEQAVSLKLLVDTETNKVVFAEADKDFVDILCSFLTFPLGTIAKFVQKDSNIGPITIGCLNSLNQSVQNLGLLTNYNSSEDYCNTLKINIDDSLPTNYFMCSKFDEFDHKCCYLSLGTKKHYCEYGHPLSRLVSLSSPLFEICLGFVKPATKFVISDDLIVFPPSMDLTIFDLTKKFGIKSTSSVKEMTVNVTKEKVLDLLKCSFFSKTPLTDVFLGMKPLIEKSRIFSCDVKDIISGDIHITVKLVIRKSDNIILYAQGGQDFAELIIRFLTFPLGGVLCKLEGNDSLGSIDGFCKSISNLNEDRYFILEAKKRLLELSGMHYYCHVHDDTSGEKFTLFKSNEVDFDWQNVVKMKLVNTITIPPMIRPGIYVKTPEMYYMVTDDLVVEPLLSPISSVFLFNRFKTSIYDLEEKVVTLGIKESLSIFKEALNSTCALTNGLRHLLTRVKKEK; translated from the exons ATGGCTGTTTTTAAATTTCAAACTAAGGAACAAGCAGTGTCTTTGAAGCTTCTGGTAGACacagagactaacaaagttgtATTTGCTGAAGCTGATAAAGATTTTGTGGACATTCTCTGTAGCTTCTTAACATTTCCATTAGGCACCATTGCAAAATTTGTTCAGAAAGACTCAAACATTGGTCCAATTACAATTGGTTGTCTCAACTCTCTCAATCAAAGTGTGCAAAATCTTGGCTTGTTGACTAATTATAACTCATCCGAAGATTATTGCAACACTCTCAAAATTAACATTGATGATAGTTTGCCCACAAATTACTTCATGTGTTCCAAGTTTGATGAGTTTGATCATAAATGTTGTTATTTGAGCTTAGGTACCAAAAAGCATTATTGTGAATATGGCCATCCTTTGTCCCGTTTAGTTTCCCTCTCATCTCCACTGTTTGAGATTTGCTTGGGATTTGTGAAGCCTGCTACAAAATTTGTTATTAGCGATGATTTAATTGTGTTTCCGCCCTCCATGGATCTCACAATCTTTGATCTTACCAAGAAGTTTGGAATAAAAAGCACAAGCTCGGTtaaagaaatgactgtcaatgtCACAAAGGAAAAG GTATTGGATTTGTTAAAGTGCTCGTTTTTTTCCAAGACACCTCTAACCGATGTGTTTTTAGGAATGAAACCTCTTATTGAGAAATCAAGGATTTTCTCCTGTGATGTTAAAGATATTATCAGTGGTGATATTCATATCACTGTGAAGCTAGTTATAAGAAAATCGGATAATATTATATTGTATGCTCAAGGGGGACAAGATTTTGCAGAGTTGATTATTCGATTTCTGACATTTCCGTTGGGCGGGGTTTTATGCAAGTTAGAAGGGAATGATTCATTGGGTAGTATTGATGGATTTTGCAAGAGCATATCCAATTTGAATGAAGACAGGTATTTCATATTAGAAGCAAAGAAAAGGCTTCTGGAGCTAAGTGGTATGCATTATTATTGTCATGTTCATGATGACACTTCTGGAGAAAAattcactcttttcaaaagtaATGAAGTTGATTTTGATTGGCAAAATGTAGTAAAAATGAAATTGGTTAATACCATTACCATACCGCCTATGATACGCCCTGGAATTTATGTCAAGACACCAGAAATGTACTACATGGTTACGGATGATCTTGTCGTAGAGCCGTTGTTGTCTCCAATTTCATCTGTATTTTTATTTAACCGTTTCAAAACTTCTATTTATGATTTGGAGGAAAAAGTTGTTACCCTTGGCATCAAAGAG AGTCTCAGCATATTTAAGGAAGCTTTAAACTCAACATGTGCACTCACAAATGGTCTCCGACACCTACTAACCCGAGTTAAAAAGGAGAAATGA